One segment of Myxococcota bacterium DNA contains the following:
- a CDS encoding DUF1931 domain-containing protein, whose product MKKKAAKAKGDSMIISKSRVKAAASKCNVGSEFYGALEAHVREVIAAAQNRATANGRKTLRPQDV is encoded by the coding sequence ATGAAGAAGAAGGCCGCGAAGGCGAAGGGCGACTCGATGATCATCTCGAAGTCGCGCGTGAAGGCGGCCGCGTCGAAGTGCAACGTCGGGAGCGAGTTCTACGGCGCTCTCGAGGCGCACGTTCGCGAGGTGATTGCCGCGGCTCAGAACCGCGCGACGGCCAACGGCCGCAAGACGCTCCGCCCTCAGGACGTCTGA
- a CDS encoding NADPH:quinone oxidoreductase family protein, whose product MRAIVVERWQEPKELVAREWPDPVPRAGEVVLDVEAAGCNFFDILLVQGKYQMKPPFPFIPGAEVAGVVRELGPGVTSVRAGDRVFGGLALGAFAEKVAIPASALHPMPETMSFPEAAAFPVVYPTSHAALTLRAHLKPGETLLVHAAAGGVGVAAVQIGKALGARVIATAGGAEKLEVARRAGADVAIDYSRGDWVEAVKQATGGRGADVIYDPVGGEIFDGSMKCIAWNGRLLVIGFAGGVIPEVKANRILLKNISVVGLHWGAYAQNEPARVPEVFAELAKLYEQGKVKPMIFGTYGLDEVPQALEALAGRATFGKVIIAP is encoded by the coding sequence ATGCGCGCGATCGTCGTCGAGCGCTGGCAGGAACCGAAAGAGCTCGTCGCGCGCGAGTGGCCCGATCCGGTGCCGCGCGCGGGCGAGGTCGTGCTCGACGTCGAAGCGGCGGGCTGCAACTTCTTCGACATCCTGCTGGTGCAGGGCAAATATCAGATGAAGCCGCCCTTCCCCTTCATTCCGGGGGCGGAGGTGGCCGGCGTCGTGCGCGAGCTCGGCCCCGGGGTCACGAGCGTGCGCGCGGGTGACCGCGTGTTCGGCGGGCTCGCGCTGGGCGCGTTCGCCGAGAAGGTCGCCATACCGGCCTCGGCGCTGCATCCCATGCCCGAGACCATGAGCTTCCCCGAGGCCGCGGCGTTTCCCGTGGTGTATCCCACGTCGCACGCGGCGCTGACCCTGCGCGCCCACCTGAAGCCCGGCGAGACACTCCTGGTGCACGCGGCCGCGGGCGGCGTGGGCGTGGCGGCGGTGCAGATCGGCAAGGCGCTGGGCGCGCGCGTGATCGCGACCGCCGGTGGCGCCGAGAAACTCGAGGTCGCGCGCCGCGCGGGTGCCGACGTCGCGATCGACTACTCGCGCGGCGACTGGGTCGAGGCGGTGAAGCAGGCCACGGGCGGCCGCGGCGCGGACGTGATCTACGACCCGGTCGGCGGCGAGATCTTCGACGGCTCGATGAAGTGCATTGCCTGGAACGGCCGCCTGCTCGTGATCGGCTTCGCGGGCGGAGTGATTCCCGAGGTCAAGGCCAACCGGATCCTGCTCAAGAACATCTCCGTGGTCGGCCTGCACTGGGGCGCTTATGCGCAGAACGAGCCCGCGCGCGTGCCCGAGGTGTTCGCGGAGCTCGCCAAGCTGTACGAGCAGGGCAAGGTGAAGCCGATGATCTTCGGGACCTACGGGCTGGACGAGGTGCCGCAGGCGCTGGAAGCGCTCGCCGGCCGCGCGACCTTCGGCAAGGTGATCATCGCGCCTTAG
- a CDS encoding RluA family pseudouridine synthase, with the protein MEQPCRFAVEPADAGARLDHVVARRLGVSRGYARKLVAAERVLLAGRPAAKGTLLRAGEEIWVLAFARPDDPPLASPELELRVVARDSRWVAIDKPASQPTHPLDASERDTALNAFIARFPEVAGVGEGGLRSGVVHRLDPGTSGVLLFALGNESWQRARAAFAEKRVHKRYVARVHGAFTGEREVELALESRGDHVRVVSRGGRLARSRIRARRTGSDESLVEIEMQTGVRHQIRATLAYLGFPVVGDALYGSPAALPRHWLHAESLAWEDFAAQAPAPPELR; encoded by the coding sequence ATGGAGCAACCCTGCCGCTTCGCCGTGGAGCCCGCCGACGCGGGCGCGCGGCTCGACCACGTGGTGGCGCGGCGGCTGGGCGTGTCTCGCGGCTACGCGCGCAAGCTGGTCGCCGCCGAGCGCGTGCTGCTCGCCGGCCGGCCGGCCGCGAAGGGCACCCTGCTGCGCGCCGGCGAGGAGATCTGGGTGCTCGCGTTCGCGCGGCCCGACGACCCGCCGCTCGCGAGCCCCGAGCTCGAGCTCCGGGTCGTGGCGAGAGACTCGCGCTGGGTGGCGATCGACAAGCCCGCGAGTCAGCCCACTCACCCGCTCGACGCGAGCGAGCGAGACACCGCGCTGAACGCGTTCATCGCGCGCTTCCCCGAAGTCGCGGGGGTGGGCGAAGGCGGTCTGCGTTCGGGCGTGGTGCACCGGCTCGATCCCGGCACGTCGGGCGTGTTGCTGTTCGCGCTCGGCAACGAGTCCTGGCAGCGGGCCCGAGCCGCCTTCGCGGAGAAACGCGTTCACAAACGCTACGTGGCGCGCGTGCACGGCGCGTTCACGGGCGAGCGCGAGGTCGAGCTCGCGCTCGAGAGCCGCGGCGACCACGTGCGCGTGGTATCTCGCGGCGGGCGGCTCGCGCGCTCGCGCATCCGCGCCCGCCGCACCGGCAGCGACGAGAGCCTGGTCGAGATCGAGATGCAGACCGGCGTGCGCCACCAGATCCGGGCGACGCTGGCGTATCTCGGCTTCCCGGTCGTGGGCGACGCGCTCTACGGCTCGCCCGCCGCGCTGCCGCGCCACTGGCTGCACGCCGAGTCGCTCGCCTGGGAGGACTTCGCCGCGCAAGCGCCCGCCCCCCCCGAGCTGCGCTGA
- a CDS encoding ChbG/HpnK family deacetylase yields the protein MSIVERLGLGERERVVVVHVDDLGMSRAANSGGVAALEGAATCGSIMVPCPGFDEIARIAKARPELDLGVHLTLNCEYAGYRWRPVSAEAPSLVARDGGMWETTRETVEHATAEDAEREMRAQVDRALAAGIDVTHIDAHMGTAFNLKFVDAYFRIASAYRLPAFVPRIRARDLPAHGLPDRIAEYARRIDEAEAAGFPIFDHFDADSLDFPPGSGLAHNQTRLDRLGSGLSYLITHCAQGGSELESITPDWRQRDEERKIYSDGSMRDALAARGMRTIGMRPLRDLLRAKTRH from the coding sequence TTGTCGATCGTCGAACGTCTGGGACTCGGAGAGCGGGAGCGCGTGGTGGTCGTGCACGTCGACGACCTGGGCATGTCGCGCGCGGCCAACAGCGGCGGCGTGGCCGCGCTCGAGGGCGCCGCGACCTGCGGCAGCATCATGGTGCCGTGCCCGGGCTTCGACGAGATCGCGCGCATCGCCAAAGCGCGCCCCGAGCTCGACCTGGGCGTGCACCTCACCTTGAACTGCGAGTACGCCGGCTACCGCTGGCGGCCGGTCTCGGCCGAGGCGCCGAGCCTGGTGGCGCGCGACGGCGGCATGTGGGAGACCACGCGCGAGACGGTCGAGCACGCGACCGCCGAGGACGCCGAGCGCGAGATGCGCGCGCAGGTCGACCGCGCGCTGGCCGCGGGCATCGACGTGACTCACATCGACGCGCACATGGGCACGGCCTTCAACCTGAAGTTCGTCGACGCCTACTTCCGCATCGCCAGCGCGTACCGGCTGCCGGCGTTCGTGCCGCGCATCCGGGCGCGCGACCTGCCCGCGCACGGGCTGCCGGACCGGATCGCCGAGTATGCGCGCCGCATCGACGAGGCCGAGGCCGCGGGCTTCCCGATCTTCGACCACTTCGACGCCGACTCACTCGACTTCCCACCCGGCTCGGGGCTGGCGCACAACCAGACGCGCCTCGACCGGCTGGGCTCGGGTCTTTCGTATCTCATCACCCACTGCGCGCAGGGCGGAAGCGAGCTCGAGTCGATCACGCCCGACTGGCGCCAGCGCGACGAGGAGCGAAAGATCTACAGCGACGGCAGCATGCGCGACGCGCTCGCGGCGCGCGGCATGCGCACGATCGGCATGCGGCCGCTGCGCGACCTGCTGCGCGCGAAGACCAGACACTAG
- a CDS encoding NAD(P)H-binding protein gives MLGPVVVLGGYGRVGRLCVQELAARTRAPIRVAGRNVQRAESLALSFGDRASAGYADASEPRVLARVLEGAAAVLACCGGDQVRALQCALELRVPFVGLSPVPLPARSRAHVAELAWKAQVPVVLHAGALPGIPGILAESLVRRVAAMQRLEIASTGPFLETETARRDQAEARASEPARGRRLPELWRFSEPIGRRALGQAACADLTGFAESHLVGELRYLEPREGAFARAISRVVSRGAGAGFAVAARAFAQADAREPVAEIELLAADALTPAAALAGALTAAVLEGHVPAGLSAPREAIAPAAALGELEKRGVRVRSEPRA, from the coding sequence GTGCTGGGGCCGGTGGTCGTGCTCGGCGGTTACGGGCGGGTGGGGCGGCTCTGCGTGCAGGAGCTGGCCGCCCGCACGCGCGCGCCGATCCGCGTGGCTGGCCGGAACGTGCAGCGCGCCGAGTCTCTCGCGCTCTCGTTCGGCGACCGCGCGAGTGCCGGCTACGCCGACGCTTCGGAGCCACGCGTGCTCGCGCGAGTGCTCGAGGGCGCGGCGGCGGTGCTGGCGTGCTGCGGCGGCGACCAGGTGCGCGCGCTGCAGTGCGCGCTCGAGCTGCGCGTGCCGTTCGTGGGTCTCTCGCCGGTGCCGCTGCCCGCGCGCAGCCGCGCGCACGTGGCGGAGCTGGCCTGGAAGGCGCAGGTCCCGGTGGTGCTGCACGCGGGCGCGCTGCCGGGCATTCCCGGGATCCTGGCCGAGTCACTCGTGCGGCGCGTGGCGGCGATGCAGCGGCTCGAGATCGCGTCGACCGGCCCGTTCCTCGAGACCGAGACCGCGCGCCGCGACCAGGCCGAGGCGCGCGCCAGCGAGCCCGCGCGCGGCAGGCGGCTGCCCGAGCTGTGGCGCTTCTCGGAGCCGATCGGCCGGCGCGCGCTCGGTCAGGCGGCCTGCGCCGATCTCACGGGCTTCGCCGAGTCACACCTGGTGGGCGAGCTGCGCTATCTGGAGCCGCGCGAAGGCGCGTTCGCGCGCGCGATCTCGCGCGTGGTGTCTCGCGGGGCGGGCGCCGGCTTCGCCGTGGCCGCGCGCGCCTTCGCCCAGGCCGATGCGCGCGAGCCCGTGGCCGAGATCGAGCTCTTGGCGGCCGACGCGCTCACCCCCGCCGCGGCGCTCGCCGGCGCACTGACTGCCGCCGTGCTAGAGGGCCACGTGCCCGCGGGTCTGTCTGCGCCGCGCGAGGCGATCGCGCCCGCCGCGGCGCTGGGCGAGCTCGAGAAGCGCGGCGTGCGCGTTCGGAGCGAGCCGCGCGCCTAG
- a CDS encoding NUDIX hydrolase — protein sequence MPVAPVPAATVMLLRDTSAGPEVLLLERHSRSEFLPDAYVFPGGRVDEEDHALAERVAGVTPAQAAAALPTVSPELALGFFVAAIRETFEEAGVLLARRRGAAELLDRPSAAALARHRLAVQAGDASFRALVQAEDLVLAADLLAVHAHWITPEDSPRRFDTIFFAAETPPGQEALHDGVELTDHVWLRPAQGLSEFRAGKRHMILPTWANLETLLGHARAHDALAASRLRSLVPILPVVREREGKRRVVIPADAGYPTLEELIG from the coding sequence ATGCCCGTCGCTCCCGTGCCCGCCGCCACCGTGATGCTGCTGCGCGACACGAGCGCCGGGCCCGAGGTGCTCTTGCTGGAGCGCCACTCGCGCAGTGAGTTCCTGCCCGACGCCTACGTGTTTCCCGGCGGCCGGGTGGACGAGGAGGACCACGCGCTGGCCGAGCGCGTCGCGGGAGTCACTCCCGCGCAGGCGGCAGCGGCGCTGCCCACGGTTTCGCCCGAGCTCGCGCTCGGCTTCTTCGTGGCGGCGATCCGCGAGACCTTCGAGGAGGCGGGCGTGCTGCTCGCGCGCCGGCGCGGTGCCGCCGAGCTGCTCGACCGGCCCAGCGCCGCCGCGCTGGCGCGCCACCGCCTGGCCGTGCAGGCGGGCGACGCGTCGTTTCGCGCGCTGGTCCAGGCCGAGGACCTGGTGCTCGCCGCCGACCTCCTGGCCGTGCACGCGCACTGGATCACGCCCGAAGACTCGCCGCGCCGCTTCGACACGATCTTCTTCGCAGCCGAGACACCGCCCGGCCAGGAGGCGCTGCACGACGGCGTCGAGCTCACCGACCACGTGTGGCTGCGGCCCGCGCAGGGGCTGTCGGAATTCCGCGCCGGAAAGCGCCACATGATCCTGCCCACCTGGGCGAACCTGGAGACACTGCTCGGCCACGCGCGCGCGCACGACGCGCTCGCGGCGTCGCGCCTGCGCTCGCTCGTGCCGATCCTGCCGGTCGTGCGCGAGCGCGAAGGCAAGCGCCGGGTGGTGATTCCGGCCGACGCGGGCTATCCGACGCTCGAGGAGCTGATCGGCTAG
- a CDS encoding phosphoribosyltransferase family protein → MVPAEDTGLRLRELYSARAVDERIAELAGEIARALAGAAPLLVVIAEGARRFAQRLSERLAEQGVRGEQRFVRARRSSGLELRPVELEGCEPAQFHARDVVILDDIADEGRTLEAVTERVRAGGPRSLRTAVLVSKLSRRQVALALDHVGFEVARGWVVGYGMDLDDAYRELDWLGVMEGTE, encoded by the coding sequence GTGGTGCCGGCGGAAGACACCGGGCTGCGCTTGCGCGAGCTCTACTCGGCGCGCGCGGTCGACGAGCGCATTGCCGAGCTGGCCGGTGAGATCGCGCGCGCGCTCGCCGGCGCCGCGCCGCTCTTGGTGGTGATTGCGGAGGGCGCGCGACGCTTCGCGCAGCGCCTGTCCGAACGGCTCGCCGAGCAGGGCGTGCGCGGCGAGCAGCGCTTCGTGCGCGCGCGCCGCTCGAGCGGGCTCGAGCTGCGGCCGGTCGAGCTCGAAGGCTGCGAGCCCGCGCAGTTCCACGCGCGCGACGTGGTGATCCTGGACGACATCGCCGACGAGGGCCGCACGCTCGAAGCGGTGACTGAGCGCGTGCGCGCGGGCGGGCCGCGTTCGCTGCGCACGGCGGTGCTGGTCTCGAAGCTCTCGCGCCGGCAGGTCGCGCTCGCGCTCGACCACGTGGGCTTCGAGGTCGCGCGCGGCTGGGTCGTGGGCTACGGCATGGACCTCGACGACGCCTACCGCGAGCTCGACTGGCTCGGAGTCATGGAAGGCACCGAGTGA